The following proteins come from a genomic window of Myxococcales bacterium:
- a CDS encoding cold shock domain-containing protein, which translates to MTVGRVKWFNDEKGWGFIKQDEGPDVFVHYSQISGDGRRRLVEDELVEFEIKEGPKGLQAVNVLRQDGAPAELAVG; encoded by the coding sequence ATGACGGTTGGTCGCGTGAAGTGGTTCAACGACGAGAAGGGCTGGGGCTTCATCAAGCAAGATGAGGGGCCCGACGTCTTCGTGCACTACTCGCAGATCAGCGGCGACGGGCGCCGTCGCCTCGTCGAGGACGAGCTCGTCGAGTTCGAAATCAAGGAGGGCCCGAAGGGGCTCCAGGCGGTGAACGTGCTTCGCCAAGATGGCGCCCCCGCCGAGCTCGCGGTGGGTTAG
- a CDS encoding peptidase S8, protein MKLSVAPLVLAATAVTLASLAVASPAAAEPVAVPTMGMAPSFSELDDELAVDVADGLSDDAIAALGREYGIDLRDNSPGRKDDANIAVARGARGRMAELVARLSRDPRVERAEPMGQLRATFVPNDPKFGEQWHLTRVGAERAWNLSCGAGVTVAVIDTGVACYDDGPFTKGTDLAGTRCVAGYNYVDKNDRAADDHGHGTHVAGTIAQTTHNGLGVAGLAYCAKIMPVKVLSAAGSGSTADVAEGIRFAADHGAQVINLSLGGPIRSKILEDAVNHARAKGSLVVAAAGNSGRSVGYPAAYPGVLAVSATDKNDNIAWFSSRGPQVGIGAPGVAVVQQTVCNKGRDKCEVFGVFNGTSMASPHVAGAAAMVVATGVTDPDAVRATLERSAVPKEDAKLFGAGILSASSATLRAVFTQHYLPRLLALAGLLFLLGRHIRARRGALATGPGVWFGVLLGGFGLFPLAGLTGVLPHLGPARGLVDALLTHPIGEWDLALDVNLHRFLPLANALPALGALALLFGVKQLRGWVGGLALGSAALLMQMAASGDVVFVLGPVPMRLFAVANALVCVWIARVALDQKNGKSVG, encoded by the coding sequence ATGAAACTATCCGTCGCACCGCTCGTCCTCGCCGCCACCGCCGTCACGCTCGCCAGCCTCGCCGTCGCGTCTCCCGCGGCCGCTGAGCCCGTAGCGGTCCCCACGATGGGGATGGCCCCGTCGTTCTCCGAGCTCGACGACGAGCTCGCCGTCGACGTCGCCGACGGCCTCTCCGACGACGCCATCGCCGCGCTCGGCCGCGAATACGGCATCGACCTCCGCGACAACAGCCCCGGCCGGAAGGACGACGCAAACATCGCCGTCGCCCGCGGCGCACGCGGTCGCATGGCGGAGCTCGTGGCGCGCCTCTCGCGCGATCCGCGGGTGGAGCGCGCCGAGCCGATGGGGCAGCTGCGAGCCACGTTCGTCCCGAACGATCCGAAATTCGGCGAGCAGTGGCACCTCACGCGGGTCGGCGCCGAGCGCGCCTGGAACCTGTCGTGCGGCGCGGGCGTCACCGTGGCCGTCATCGACACCGGCGTCGCCTGCTACGACGACGGCCCCTTCACGAAGGGCACCGACCTCGCCGGCACCCGCTGCGTCGCCGGCTACAACTACGTCGACAAGAACGATCGCGCGGCCGACGACCACGGCCACGGCACGCACGTCGCCGGCACCATCGCGCAGACCACGCACAACGGGCTCGGGGTCGCGGGCCTCGCGTATTGCGCCAAGATCATGCCGGTCAAGGTGCTCTCGGCCGCGGGCTCGGGGTCCACGGCCGACGTCGCCGAGGGCATCCGCTTCGCGGCCGATCACGGCGCACAGGTCATCAACCTTTCGCTCGGCGGGCCCATCCGCAGCAAGATCCTCGAAGACGCCGTGAACCACGCGCGAGCGAAGGGCTCGCTCGTCGTCGCCGCGGCCGGAAACTCAGGAAGATCCGTGGGTTACCCGGCGGCCTACCCCGGCGTGCTCGCCGTGAGCGCCACCGACAAGAACGACAACATCGCCTGGTTCTCCTCTCGCGGGCCGCAGGTGGGCATCGGCGCGCCCGGCGTGGCGGTCGTCCAGCAGACCGTGTGCAACAAAGGCCGGGACAAGTGCGAGGTCTTCGGCGTCTTCAACGGCACCAGCATGGCCTCGCCCCACGTCGCGGGCGCGGCGGCCATGGTCGTCGCCACGGGCGTCACCGATCCCGACGCGGTGCGCGCCACGCTCGAGCGCAGCGCCGTCCCCAAGGAGGACGCCAAGCTCTTCGGCGCCGGCATCCTCAGCGCGTCGAGCGCCACGCTCCGCGCGGTGTTCACGCAGCACTACCTGCCGCGGCTCCTGGCTCTCGCGGGGCTCCTCTTCCTCCTCGGTCGCCACATTCGCGCGCGCCGTGGCGCGCTCGCCACGGGCCCGGGGGTGTGGTTCGGCGTGCTTCTCGGCGGCTTCGGCCTCTTCCCGCTCGCCGGGCTCACCGGCGTGCTTCCGCACCTCGGCCCCGCGCGCGGCCTCGTGGACGCGCTGCTCACCCACCCAATCGGCGAGTGGGATCTCGCGCTCGACGTGAACCTGCACCGCTTCCTCCCGCTGGCCAACGCGCTCCCCGCGCTCGGAGCGCTGGCGCTGCTCTTCGGCGTCAAGCAGCTCCGCGGGTGGGTCGGCGGCCTGGCGCTCGGCTCCGCCGCGCTGCTCATGCAGATGGCCGCGAGCGGTGACGTCGTGTTCGTCCTCGGGCCGGTGCCGATGCGCCTCTTCGCGGTGGCGAACGCGCTCGTGTGCGTGTGGATCGCGCGGGTCGCCCTCGACCAGAAGAACGGCAAGAGCGTCGGCTAA
- the lipA gene encoding lipoyl synthase, whose product MSRFAPKPAWLKVRAPGGESYGRLKSTFRDLDLHTVCEEARCPNVGECWSEGTATVMLLGDVCTRGCRFCAVTTGDPRGAVDVREPEHVARAIARLGLQYVVLTMVDRDDLLDGGASHVARTVTRLRELRPDILVETLLGDFGGNFDYVDPTVDAAPHVWAHNVEVVRRLQRTVRDVRCGYDRSLSVLRRAKERRPETLTKSSIMVGVGETDEEVLETLADLRAASVDLVTLGQYLRPSPKHLAVERFVTPEAFERYAEEGRKLGFAYVASGPLVRSSYKAAEVFVRGVLKPEGPEGVREVLATRLAAAQAAAVAAGGDPATATVPSPLLSASSLVRR is encoded by the coding sequence ATCTCGCGCTTCGCGCCCAAGCCGGCATGGTTGAAGGTCCGCGCACCCGGGGGCGAGTCGTACGGGCGGCTGAAGAGCACGTTCCGCGATCTCGACTTGCACACAGTGTGCGAGGAAGCTCGCTGCCCGAACGTCGGCGAGTGCTGGTCCGAGGGCACGGCCACCGTGATGCTCCTCGGCGACGTGTGCACGCGCGGTTGCCGGTTCTGCGCGGTCACGACTGGCGATCCACGCGGCGCCGTCGACGTGCGCGAGCCCGAGCACGTCGCCCGCGCGATCGCGCGCCTCGGGCTCCAGTACGTGGTCCTCACCATGGTCGATCGCGACGACCTCCTCGACGGCGGCGCGTCCCACGTGGCCCGCACCGTGACGCGCCTGCGAGAGCTCCGCCCCGACATCCTCGTCGAGACGCTGCTCGGCGATTTCGGCGGCAACTTCGACTACGTCGACCCCACGGTCGACGCCGCGCCGCACGTGTGGGCCCACAACGTCGAGGTCGTGCGGCGCCTTCAGCGCACGGTGCGCGACGTGAGGTGCGGCTACGACCGGTCGCTCTCGGTCCTCCGGCGCGCGAAGGAGCGCCGCCCCGAGACGCTCACCAAGAGCTCCATCATGGTTGGGGTGGGCGAGACCGACGAGGAGGTCCTGGAGACCCTCGCCGATCTCCGCGCCGCGAGCGTCGATCTCGTGACCCTCGGGCAGTACCTGCGGCCTAGCCCGAAGCACCTCGCGGTCGAGCGCTTCGTCACACCCGAGGCCTTCGAGCGTTACGCGGAAGAGGGCCGCAAGCTCGGCTTCGCCTATGTCGCCAGCGGTCCCCTCGTGCGGAGCAGCTACAAGGCCGCCGAGGTGTTCGTGCGCGGCGTGCTCAAGCCCGAGGGGCCGGAGGGCGTGCGCGAGGTGCTCGCGACCCGGCTCGCCGCCGCGCAGGCGGCCGCTGTGGCGGCGGGCGGGGACCCGGCCACGGCCACGGTCCCGTCACCGCTCCTGTCCGCGTCCTCGCTCGTCCGCCGCTGA
- a CDS encoding acyltransferase yields MSPEKPRPGFLALELLDNRFPVLHGLRVLAILSVVQLHVTAVMAGEQHITLDPDLSGFSVSIFFGMDMFFVLSGFLIGTILLRSLEQHGSQNIRRFYVRRAFRTFPLYYVVLVALALGTTLTPQQRAHLPYELIYATNFMPGGHTQLVMSWGWSLALEEQFYLTVPLLFVLLWKLPTDRARLALLGALWASALAVRLFIFYRYGPWEDFALFRAIYVSTYTRYDTLVCGIGLAFVHVRHKDRMTAWLADPFHRALLAVPALGCLWLLVRPELFGRENLPIFHVFAWGTLTTVMYFTSLLLFLSGAGSVTRALSRPVFRRMATLGYGVYLVHIPILQRVILPMAKGLGARKWPMLVVWPLSFVLVMVASFALSYALHVLVEKPSLRLRERIAA; encoded by the coding sequence ATGTCGCCCGAGAAGCCTCGACCGGGCTTCCTCGCCCTCGAGCTGCTCGACAACCGCTTCCCGGTGCTGCATGGGCTGCGGGTGCTCGCCATCTTGAGCGTCGTGCAGCTGCATGTGACCGCCGTCATGGCTGGCGAACAGCACATCACGCTCGATCCCGACCTCAGCGGCTTCTCGGTGTCGATCTTCTTCGGCATGGACATGTTCTTCGTGCTGAGCGGCTTCCTCATAGGGACCATCCTGCTTCGCTCGCTCGAGCAACACGGCTCGCAGAACATCCGCCGGTTCTACGTGCGGCGCGCGTTCCGCACATTTCCGCTCTACTACGTGGTGCTCGTCGCCCTCGCGCTCGGCACCACGCTCACGCCGCAGCAACGCGCGCACTTGCCGTACGAGCTCATTTACGCGACGAATTTCATGCCTGGCGGGCACACACAGCTGGTGATGAGCTGGGGCTGGTCGCTGGCGCTCGAGGAGCAGTTCTACCTGACGGTGCCGCTCCTGTTCGTTCTCCTGTGGAAGCTGCCCACCGACCGCGCGCGCCTCGCCCTCCTGGGCGCGCTATGGGCGAGCGCGCTCGCCGTGCGACTCTTCATCTTCTACCGGTACGGCCCTTGGGAGGACTTCGCCCTCTTCCGCGCCATCTACGTGAGCACCTACACGCGCTACGACACCCTCGTGTGCGGCATCGGGCTCGCGTTCGTCCACGTGCGTCACAAGGACCGAATGACGGCCTGGCTCGCCGATCCCTTCCACCGCGCGCTCCTCGCCGTGCCCGCGCTCGGCTGCCTGTGGCTCCTCGTGAGGCCCGAGCTCTTTGGGCGCGAGAACCTCCCGATCTTCCACGTGTTCGCGTGGGGCACGCTCACCACGGTGATGTATTTCACGAGCCTGCTGCTCTTCCTCTCGGGCGCCGGGAGCGTGACGCGCGCCCTCTCGCGGCCCGTCTTTCGGCGCATGGCGACCCTCGGCTACGGCGTGTACCTCGTGCACATCCCCATCCTGCAGCGGGTGATCTTGCCGATGGCGAAGGGGCTCGGCGCCCGCAAGTGGCCGATGCTCGTCGTGTGGCCCCTGTCGTTCGTCCTCGTGATGGTGGCGTCGTTCGCGCTCTCGTACGCGCTCCACGTGCTGGTCGAGAAGCCGAGCCTTCGCCTCCGCGAGCGGATCGCGGCCTGA
- a CDS encoding DUF444 family protein — protein sequence MSLKIDQDHSRFRNIVRGKIRDNLKRYISQGELIGRKGKDLVSIPIPQIDIPRFRYGDKQQGGAGQGEGNPGDPMGGGDQEQEGDGKKAGKDAGEHTLEVDVTLDELAAILGEELKLPDIENKGKSKLINAKDRYTGVRRVGPESLRHFRRTYREALKRQIATGSYQPDRPLVVPVPDDRRYRSWKTISEPVANAVIIYMMDVSGSMGDEQKEIVRIESFWLDTWLQRQYKGLESRFIIHDASAREVDRDTFFRTKESGGTMISSAYKLCSQLIDDHFPPEEWNVYPFHFSDGDNWSMDDTLACIELLKQKILPRVNMFAYGQVESPYGSGQFVKDLREHLGKDPRVITSEIRDRDAIMKSIKDFLGTGR from the coding sequence ATGTCCCTCAAGATCGACCAAGATCACTCGCGCTTCCGGAACATCGTGCGCGGCAAGATCCGCGACAACCTGAAGCGCTACATCTCCCAAGGGGAGCTGATCGGGCGGAAGGGGAAGGACCTCGTGTCCATCCCCATTCCGCAGATTGACATCCCGCGTTTTCGCTACGGCGACAAGCAGCAGGGGGGAGCCGGCCAGGGCGAGGGCAACCCTGGCGATCCCATGGGCGGCGGGGATCAGGAGCAGGAGGGCGACGGCAAGAAGGCGGGCAAAGACGCGGGCGAGCACACGCTCGAGGTCGACGTCACGCTCGACGAGCTCGCCGCGATCCTCGGGGAGGAGCTGAAGCTCCCCGACATCGAGAACAAGGGCAAGTCGAAGCTCATCAACGCGAAGGACCGCTACACGGGCGTCCGCCGCGTCGGGCCCGAGTCGCTCCGACACTTCCGCCGCACCTACCGCGAGGCGCTGAAGCGGCAGATCGCCACCGGCAGCTACCAGCCCGACCGCCCGCTCGTCGTGCCCGTGCCAGACGACCGCCGCTACCGCAGCTGGAAGACCATCTCGGAGCCCGTCGCGAACGCCGTCATCATCTACATGATGGATGTGTCGGGCAGCATGGGCGACGAACAGAAGGAGATCGTGCGCATCGAGAGCTTCTGGCTCGATACGTGGCTCCAGCGTCAATACAAAGGCCTCGAGAGCCGCTTCATCATCCACGACGCGTCCGCGCGAGAGGTCGACCGCGACACCTTCTTCCGCACGAAGGAGAGCGGCGGCACGATGATCTCGAGCGCGTACAAGCTGTGCTCGCAGCTCATCGACGACCACTTCCCGCCAGAGGAGTGGAACGTGTATCCGTTTCACTTCTCGGACGGCGACAACTGGTCGATGGACGACACCCTCGCCTGCATCGAGCTCCTGAAGCAGAAGATCCTGCCGCGGGTGAACATGTTCGCGTACGGCCAGGTCGAGAGCCCGTACGGCTCGGGGCAGTTCGTGAAAGACCTCCGCGAGCACCTCGGCAAGGACCCCCGCGTCATCACGAGCGAGATCCGCGATCGCGACGCGATCATGAAGAGTATCAAGGACTTTCTAGGAACCGGGAGATAG
- a CDS encoding GntR family transcriptional regulator has product MGATSACAAQLRDAILRGELQVGERLPPERSLAVTLGVNRATVRAALHELEASGLVTARQGSGYAVHDYLTSGGPDLLAPLADLAREEGRLVGLAAELLSVRRHLARAVLERLAAWPPGEVALGEALARVDALAALAARRAPPVELVRGDVAVLAALLDATGSPVLRLFLNPAAAALAHVPELGQAMMAEPALNVAAWRGLLAALAGGALAVEATLAGLAALDAATLARLARITPRGARRGAQ; this is encoded by the coding sequence GTGGGCGCCACTTCGGCCTGCGCGGCCCAGCTTCGGGACGCCATCCTGCGGGGCGAGCTCCAGGTGGGCGAGCGATTGCCCCCTGAGCGCTCGCTCGCCGTGACCCTCGGGGTGAACCGGGCCACCGTACGCGCGGCGCTGCACGAGCTCGAGGCCAGCGGCCTGGTCACGGCGCGTCAGGGGTCGGGGTACGCGGTCCACGACTACCTCACCTCGGGCGGCCCCGATCTGCTCGCACCCCTCGCGGACCTCGCCCGCGAGGAGGGGCGCCTTGTCGGCCTCGCGGCGGAGCTGCTGTCGGTCCGGCGGCACCTGGCGCGCGCGGTGTTGGAGCGCTTGGCCGCATGGCCACCCGGGGAGGTGGCGCTCGGCGAGGCCCTCGCGCGCGTGGACGCGCTCGCCGCGCTCGCGGCCCGGCGCGCCCCGCCCGTCGAGCTGGTGCGCGGCGACGTAGCGGTGCTCGCAGCGCTCCTCGACGCGACCGGGAGCCCGGTCCTGCGCTTGTTCCTCAACCCCGCGGCGGCCGCGCTCGCGCACGTGCCCGAGCTTGGGCAGGCCATGATGGCCGAGCCCGCGCTCAACGTCGCTGCCTGGCGAGGCCTCCTCGCGGCGCTCGCAGGGGGCGCGCTGGCCGTCGAGGCCACGCTCGCCGGGCTCGCCGCCCTCGACGCGGCGACGCTCGCCCGTCTCGCGCGGATCACCCCTCGGGGCGCGCGCCGAGGTGCACAGTGA
- a CDS encoding MFS transporter yields MTTDPPDTPASDARRADDGPTFRDGEPGHGVFGRERRALTFGVLLAVASFAAEGMGVVPALPTVVRELGGMSLFGLAFSTFMLAWLLGTVAAGQLADARGPGQAMAAGLSGFGAGLLLAAAARGMPLFLAGRALQGAGGGAMLAAAYVAVARGYPDALRARMMALTSSAWIVPAVCGPALSGYVVQRASWRLVFVGVVPLLVVTALVVLPPMRALALHKPLGDGVRLRKAARLAAGAGLLLGSAALRRDTWPWLGGALATGALGFALLAPALRALLPAGALTARPGLPAGIAVRGVLAFAYFGTEAFVPLGASELRGASPTRAGLVLSAASLGWIAASWVQDRQESRTGASGRAARVQRGFGVLTLGIALVAVGLLSSLPAALAGVGCLIAGAGIGTTYGATTLYCIAEAPPGREGEVSGQLQLAEALCTAAATGLGGAVYAAVEHQGHGPRGALAAVLALTLAVSALGIAVAARLRARRGSTPTTNKGAA; encoded by the coding sequence TTGACGACCGACCCGCCGGACACACCCGCCTCGGACGCGCGACGCGCCGACGACGGCCCTACGTTCCGCGATGGCGAGCCCGGGCACGGCGTCTTCGGGCGGGAGCGGCGCGCCCTGACCTTCGGCGTACTCCTCGCGGTGGCGTCCTTCGCGGCCGAAGGCATGGGCGTCGTGCCGGCGCTGCCCACCGTCGTGCGCGAGCTCGGCGGGATGTCGCTGTTCGGCCTCGCCTTCTCCACCTTCATGCTCGCGTGGCTCCTGGGCACCGTCGCCGCCGGGCAGCTCGCCGACGCGCGCGGCCCGGGGCAAGCGATGGCCGCGGGGCTCTCGGGCTTCGGCGCGGGGCTGCTCCTCGCCGCGGCGGCGCGCGGCATGCCACTCTTCCTCGCAGGACGCGCGCTCCAGGGCGCGGGCGGCGGGGCGATGCTGGCGGCGGCGTACGTGGCCGTCGCGCGAGGCTACCCCGACGCGCTTCGCGCGCGCATGATGGCCCTCACCTCCAGCGCGTGGATCGTGCCCGCCGTGTGCGGCCCTGCGCTCTCCGGGTACGTCGTGCAGCGCGCGAGCTGGCGGCTCGTGTTCGTCGGAGTCGTCCCGCTGCTGGTGGTCACGGCGCTGGTCGTGCTCCCGCCCATGCGCGCCCTCGCGCTCCACAAGCCGCTCGGGGACGGCGTACGGCTGCGCAAGGCGGCGCGACTCGCGGCCGGGGCGGGCCTGTTGCTCGGCTCGGCGGCCCTTCGTCGCGACACCTGGCCATGGCTCGGCGGCGCGCTCGCGACCGGAGCGCTGGGGTTCGCGCTGCTCGCGCCCGCGCTCCGCGCGCTCCTGCCCGCGGGTGCCCTCACGGCGCGGCCGGGGCTGCCGGCGGGCATCGCCGTGCGGGGGGTCCTCGCGTTCGCGTACTTCGGCACCGAGGCGTTCGTGCCCCTGGGGGCGAGCGAGCTGCGCGGCGCCTCCCCCACTCGCGCGGGGCTGGTGCTGAGCGCCGCGTCGCTCGGCTGGATCGCGGCCTCGTGGGTGCAAGACCGCCAAGAGAGCCGGACCGGCGCTTCGGGGCGCGCCGCGCGTGTCCAGCGCGGGTTCGGGGTGCTCACCCTCGGGATCGCCCTGGTCGCGGTCGGGCTGCTGAGCTCGTTGCCCGCGGCGCTCGCCGGCGTGGGGTGCCTCATCGCGGGAGCGGGCATCGGCACGACCTACGGCGCCACGACCCTCTACTGCATCGCGGAGGCGCCCCCTGGGCGCGAGGGCGAAGTGTCGGGCCAGCTCCAGCTCGCCGAAGCGCTGTGCACGGCCGCGGCCACCGGCCTGGGCGGGGCCGTGTACGCCGCGGTGGAACACCAAGGCCACGGCCCGCGCGGCGCCCTCGCCGCGGTACTGGCGCTGACCCTTGCGGTCAGCGCATTGGGCATCGCCGTCGCGGCCCGCCTCCGGGCAAGACGCGGCAGCACCCCCACCACCAACAAGGGGGCAGCGTGA
- a CDS encoding tetratricopeptide repeat protein: MKGSSFLLSSLAALAAVGAVAACDPPREAAAPARNLPPVVPVELPTFGVASPSVHDPGDAGAATPHRPVGWFPPPKPTAIPLARTGNPELDAKLAEGDAAFAKEEFPAALKLYGEAQRLSPKHPAPLVGVARSIVARETPTLNFAAAKGNRLVQNALADLRRALKLDPEFGPAEAELGRALLLLGDAPLAIDPLRRAAGKLPNEPEVHSALGVALLASGRGEEAVGSLARAVELDPGSAPRRGNLGTVLFMRGRIDEAVKEYEAQVALDAADPRAHSDLGTALLSRNDFVGAMRELERAVELDPKRATFRSNIGYALQLQGKHTEAIASYREAIRLDDKLASAWINLATVLAKDPATRAEARTALEKARALDPQDPRVVANFKELEALEKESRKP, from the coding sequence ATGAAAGGTAGTTCATTCCTGCTGTCCTCGCTCGCGGCGCTCGCGGCCGTCGGGGCCGTCGCCGCGTGCGATCCCCCTCGGGAGGCCGCGGCGCCCGCACGCAATCTGCCGCCCGTCGTCCCGGTGGAGCTGCCGACGTTTGGGGTCGCGTCGCCGAGCGTCCACGACCCCGGGGACGCCGGGGCAGCCACCCCCCATCGCCCCGTCGGCTGGTTCCCACCGCCGAAGCCCACCGCGATCCCGCTCGCGCGCACTGGCAACCCCGAGCTCGACGCCAAGCTCGCCGAGGGCGACGCGGCCTTCGCGAAGGAGGAGTTCCCGGCCGCCCTGAAGCTCTACGGCGAGGCGCAGAGGCTGAGCCCGAAGCATCCAGCGCCGCTCGTCGGCGTCGCCCGCTCGATCGTCGCGCGGGAGACGCCCACGCTGAACTTCGCCGCCGCCAAGGGCAACCGGCTCGTTCAGAACGCGCTCGCTGACCTGCGCCGCGCGCTGAAGCTCGACCCCGAGTTTGGCCCCGCCGAGGCGGAGCTCGGCCGGGCCTTGCTCCTCTTGGGGGACGCGCCGCTCGCCATCGACCCGCTTCGTCGCGCGGCTGGCAAGCTCCCCAACGAGCCCGAGGTCCACTCGGCGCTCGGGGTGGCGCTGCTCGCGTCGGGCCGTGGCGAGGAGGCGGTCGGCTCCCTCGCGCGGGCCGTCGAGCTCGACCCGGGGAGCGCTCCCCGGCGGGGAAACCTGGGGACCGTGCTCTTCATGCGCGGCCGCATCGACGAGGCCGTGAAAGAGTACGAGGCGCAGGTGGCCCTCGACGCGGCGGATCCGCGGGCGCACTCCGATCTAGGCACCGCGCTCCTCTCGCGGAACGACTTCGTCGGGGCCATGCGCGAGCTCGAGCGTGCGGTCGAGCTCGACCCGAAGCGCGCGACGTTTCGCTCGAACATCGGGTACGCGCTCCAGCTCCAAGGCAAGCACACGGAGGCCATCGCGAGCTATCGAGAGGCCATCCGGCTCGACGACAAGCTCGCGAGCGCGTGGATCAACCTCGCCACGGTCCTCGCGAAGGACCCCGCCACGCGGGCCGAAGCGCGGACCGCGCTTGAGAAGGCGCGCGCGCTCGATCCGCAGGACCCCCGGGTCGTGGCCAACTTCAAGGAGCTGGAGGCCCTCGAGAAGGAGTCGAGGAAGCCCTGA
- a CDS encoding SpoVR family protein yields MSEFALKTALPRYLHDEQRRIEKIASDEGLDFFPTVFEILTYDQMNEIAAYGGFPTRYPHWRWGMEYEQLSKSYEYGLSKIYEMVINNNPSYAYLLEGNSLTDQKLVMAHVYAHVDFFKNNFCFRSTDLDTGGRTSDPAVRPPSYDPNRRWIDKMANHGARVRRHVARHGVTKVEEFVDSCLSLENLIDPHAAFSGREAPPLDDEDDAVEEELPRLRSKDYMEPFINPVEYLEEQRQKRAAARERSKRWPERPQRDVLGFLLEHAPLERWERDVLEVIREEALYFVPQMQTKIMNEGWATYWHSKLMTEKILDASEIIDYADNAAGVLATSGGKLNPYKLGVELYRNIEERWDRGQFGKAWEDCDDLAAKKTWNLRLGLGKKKIFEVRALYNDVTFIDEFLTPEFAAEQKLFSFGWSNRNDRYEIESREFKQVKEKLLFQLTNAGNPFIYVEDANHDNRGELLLTHDHQGLELRGDYAKEVLKSLARVWKRPVLLHTLSEGKEIHLRYDGREHSSRALPKT; encoded by the coding sequence ATGAGCGAGTTTGCGCTGAAGACCGCGCTGCCGCGCTACCTCCACGACGAGCAGCGCCGCATCGAGAAGATCGCCTCGGACGAGGGGCTCGACTTCTTCCCGACGGTGTTCGAGATCCTCACCTACGACCAGATGAACGAGATCGCGGCGTACGGCGGCTTCCCCACGCGCTACCCGCACTGGCGCTGGGGCATGGAATACGAGCAGCTCTCGAAGAGCTACGAGTATGGCCTCTCGAAGATTTACGAGATGGTCATCAACAACAACCCCTCGTACGCCTACCTGCTCGAGGGCAACTCGCTCACCGACCAGAAGCTCGTGATGGCGCACGTGTACGCGCACGTCGACTTCTTCAAGAACAACTTCTGTTTTCGCTCGACCGACCTCGACACCGGTGGTCGAACCTCCGACCCGGCCGTGCGCCCGCCCAGCTACGATCCGAACCGCCGGTGGATCGACAAGATGGCGAACCACGGCGCCCGCGTGCGCCGCCACGTCGCGCGCCACGGCGTCACCAAGGTCGAGGAGTTCGTCGACAGCTGCTTGTCTCTCGAGAACCTCATCGACCCGCACGCCGCCTTCTCGGGACGGGAGGCGCCGCCGCTCGACGACGAGGACGACGCCGTCGAGGAGGAGCTGCCTCGGCTGCGGTCGAAGGACTACATGGAGCCCTTCATCAACCCGGTGGAGTACCTGGAGGAGCAGCGTCAGAAGCGCGCGGCGGCGAGAGAACGCTCGAAGCGCTGGCCCGAGCGACCCCAGCGCGACGTGCTCGGGTTCTTGCTCGAGCACGCGCCGCTCGAGCGTTGGGAGCGTGACGTGCTCGAGGTCATCCGCGAGGAGGCGCTCTACTTCGTTCCTCAGATGCAGACGAAGATCATGAACGAGGGCTGGGCGACCTACTGGCACTCGAAGCTCATGACCGAGAAGATCCTCGATGCCTCCGAGATCATCGACTACGCCGACAACGCCGCGGGCGTGCTCGCGACCAGCGGGGGGAAGCTGAACCCCTACAAGCTCGGCGTCGAGCTCTACCGCAACATCGAAGAGCGGTGGGACCGAGGGCAGTTCGGCAAGGCGTGGGAGGACTGCGACGACCTCGCGGCGAAGAAGACCTGGAACCTCCGCCTCGGCCTCGGCAAGAAGAAGATCTTCGAGGTGCGCGCACTCTACAACGACGTGACCTTCATCGACGAGTTCCTCACCCCGGAGTTCGCCGCCGAACAGAAGCTGTTCTCGTTCGGCTGGTCCAACCGAAACGACCGCTACGAGATCGAGAGCCGCGAGTTCAAGCAGGTGAAGGAGAAGCTGCTCTTCCAGCTCACCAACGCGGGGAACCCGTTCATCTACGTGGAGGACGCGAACCACGACAACCGCGGGGAGCTGCTGCTCACCCACGACCACCAGGGCCTCGAGCTGCGCGGCGACTATGCGAAGGAAGTGCTGAAGAGCCTGGCGCGGGTGTGGAAGCGCCCGGTCCTCCTCCACACCCTGTCGGAGGGCAAGGAGATCCACCTCCGCTACGACGGCCGCGAGCACAGCTCCCGAGCCCTCCCCAAGACGTGA
- a CDS encoding transcriptional repressor produces the protein MTRPRPPKTQDLQALLRSAGLRSTVSRLSVLEYFHTHGGQNSHAEIFEALADRGFDRATIYRILIDLSDAEILSRTDLGDHVWRFELKRGVGGVDHTDEHPHFLCVDCGEVSCLPGLSIRLEGSSNMPKSVARHKVAVQLKGRCDNCG, from the coding sequence GTGACCCGACCGCGCCCACCCAAGACCCAAGACCTGCAGGCGCTCCTCCGCTCGGCGGGCCTGCGCAGCACGGTGTCGCGCCTCTCGGTGCTGGAGTACTTCCACACCCACGGAGGGCAGAACAGCCACGCCGAGATCTTCGAGGCTCTCGCGGACCGAGGGTTCGATCGCGCCACGATCTACCGAATCCTCATCGACCTGTCGGACGCTGAGATCTTGTCGCGCACCGACCTCGGCGACCACGTTTGGCGCTTCGAACTGAAGCGCGGCGTCGGCGGCGTGGACCACACGGACGAGCACCCCCACTTTCTCTGCGTCGACTGCGGCGAGGTCTCGTGCCTGCCGGGGTTGTCGATCCGCCTCGAGGGCTCGTCGAACATGCCCAAATCGGTGGCGAGGCACAAGGTCGCCGTCCAGCTCAAGGGCCGCTGCGACAACTGCGGCTGA